Proteins from a genomic interval of Symmachiella macrocystis:
- a CDS encoding M20/M25/M40 family metallo-hydrolase, whose translation MYTTLIRNVWIGLSLCFGIVADNARAAGNFSITQAKDSITVADIKEHVNVLASDTFEGREAGSQGGMAAGVYLGEQYRKYKLAGGTKDSRYYQSFNGNYRNILGMIRGTDPVVGDEVVMVSAHYDHVGYGNSGNSRGPTGYIHNGADDNASGTAALIELAAAISNLNTPPRRTILFALWDAEEKGLWGSEHWIKSPTVPRDKVKMLINVDMIGRLRRGVLTCYGARTIPGLRRIISDNNHVESLKLDYTWELPDNSDHWPFLQRQVPAMMLHTGLHNDYHTPADDLDKLNYDGIRDITRLMFHVTWDLANREEITPFRRSVLGETVAVQKQTERGLPPRPSRLGVRWSEVDAPSAGIRVDQIRPVSAAARAGLVVGDVIIEVGGTAVTKGSEFLVAVLAAASPTEFVIHRGEDSEPKTISVALEGTPTRLGISWRIDPADPGCLVLTRVVPGSPAGQAGLRLNDRIYKIGEREVADFETIGGDAFYQTPQLELLVERHGFLKSLDIHIPELPNR comes from the coding sequence ATGTACACCACCCTGATACGCAACGTTTGGATTGGTCTCTCCCTCTGCTTTGGCATCGTCGCGGACAACGCGCGTGCGGCGGGGAATTTTTCGATAACCCAGGCAAAAGACTCGATTACGGTTGCTGACATCAAGGAACATGTCAATGTGCTGGCCAGCGACACGTTCGAGGGACGGGAAGCCGGATCACAGGGCGGGATGGCTGCGGGGGTTTATTTGGGCGAGCAATATCGAAAATACAAATTGGCAGGCGGCACCAAAGACAGCCGCTATTACCAATCCTTCAACGGCAACTACCGCAACATTCTAGGCATGATCCGCGGTACGGACCCCGTCGTTGGGGACGAAGTGGTCATGGTCAGCGCGCATTACGACCATGTGGGATACGGCAACAGCGGAAATAGCCGGGGACCGACCGGCTACATCCACAACGGCGCGGATGATAACGCCAGTGGGACAGCTGCGCTGATCGAATTGGCCGCGGCGATTTCCAACCTCAACACACCACCGCGGCGGACAATACTGTTCGCTTTATGGGATGCCGAGGAAAAAGGATTGTGGGGTTCGGAGCATTGGATCAAATCGCCGACGGTACCCCGTGACAAAGTGAAAATGCTGATCAACGTCGATATGATCGGCCGGTTACGTCGCGGCGTCTTGACCTGTTACGGCGCCCGCACCATTCCCGGACTACGGCGAATTATCAGCGACAACAACCACGTCGAGTCCTTGAAGTTAGATTACACCTGGGAGTTGCCCGACAACAGCGATCATTGGCCGTTTCTGCAGAGGCAAGTGCCGGCGATGATGCTTCACACGGGATTGCACAACGATTACCACACGCCGGCCGACGATCTCGACAAACTGAATTACGACGGAATTCGCGATATTACGCGATTGATGTTTCACGTCACGTGGGACTTGGCCAATCGAGAAGAAATCACCCCCTTTCGTCGCTCTGTATTGGGTGAAACCGTCGCCGTACAAAAGCAAACCGAGCGTGGACTTCCGCCGCGCCCTAGTCGACTGGGGGTACGCTGGAGTGAAGTCGACGCACCATCAGCTGGCATACGCGTGGACCAAATCCGCCCCGTCTCCGCCGCCGCCCGCGCAGGGCTAGTTGTGGGGGATGTGATTATCGAGGTGGGAGGAACAGCGGTGACCAAAGGCAGCGAGTTCCTCGTCGCTGTCTTAGCGGCGGCCAGCCCAACAGAGTTTGTGATTCACCGCGGCGAAGACTCTGAACCGAAAACGATCTCAGTCGCATTGGAAGGGACGCCGACACGGTTAGGGATCAGTTGGCGGATCGATCCCGCCGATCCCGGCTGTCTGGTCCTGACCCGCGTAGTCCCCGGATCACCAGCAGGGCAAGCCGGGTTGCGGTTGAACGACCGAATCTACAAAATTGGGGAACGGGAGGTCGCCGATTTCGAAACGATCGGGGGCGACGCATTTTATCAAACGCCGCAACTGGAATTGCTCGTCGAACG
- a CDS encoding sulfatase, giving the protein MSFRAALIFIVISQIAGWTEPLFAATEKPNIVFIFADDLGWTDLGCYGSKFYKTPHIDQLSEQGLKFTCAYTNAPNCAPTRACLMSGRYSPRHGIYTVSTGARGDDKFRKMIPVENITDLPLSEVTMADAMKQAGYVTGMFGKWHLGKGPKYHPSQRGFDEAISASRGHFNFTTDPAVPVDEDEYLADFLTDQAVSFIERHRDEPFFLYLPHNAVHTPIHAKETSTAKFQGQPPIGGHHNPVYAGMIDSVDEGVGRIMAKLDELKLADNTIVIFYSDNGGLGGYGELGGSTGRNITNNAPLRGGKGMLYEGGVRVPLIIRWPKPIPAGTVCDEPVISIDFYPTFLEVAAVQPDSAHKLDGISFLPLLKSGGKAKLDREALYWHFPGYLQADVKAGTWRTTPAGAIRVGDYKLLEFFEDDHVELYNLRDDLSQKQDLAAKMPDKANALRDQLHQWRKSVNAPMPTPK; this is encoded by the coding sequence ATGTCTTTCCGTGCCGCTTTAATATTTATCGTTATCTCCCAGATCGCTGGCTGGACCGAGCCACTTTTCGCGGCGACGGAAAAGCCGAATATTGTGTTCATTTTCGCCGACGACCTAGGGTGGACCGATCTGGGCTGCTACGGGAGCAAGTTCTACAAAACGCCCCACATCGACCAGCTCAGCGAGCAAGGGCTGAAATTCACCTGTGCCTATACCAATGCCCCCAACTGCGCCCCCACGCGGGCCTGTTTGATGAGCGGACGCTATTCGCCCCGGCACGGCATCTATACCGTCAGTACCGGCGCTCGGGGTGATGACAAATTCCGCAAGATGATTCCAGTCGAGAATATCACCGACCTGCCGCTTAGCGAAGTTACCATGGCCGACGCCATGAAACAGGCGGGGTATGTGACTGGTATGTTTGGTAAATGGCATCTTGGCAAAGGCCCTAAATACCATCCATCGCAGCGCGGATTCGACGAGGCCATCTCGGCGTCACGGGGGCATTTTAATTTCACAACCGATCCCGCAGTGCCAGTCGACGAAGACGAGTATCTGGCTGATTTCTTAACCGACCAAGCAGTATCGTTCATCGAGCGACATCGTGATGAGCCTTTCTTTTTGTATCTGCCCCATAACGCCGTCCACACTCCGATTCACGCTAAGGAGACTTCGACTGCCAAGTTCCAAGGCCAACCACCCATCGGCGGACATCACAATCCGGTCTATGCTGGGATGATTGACAGCGTCGACGAAGGGGTCGGGCGGATCATGGCCAAGTTAGATGAGTTGAAGCTGGCCGACAACACGATTGTGATTTTCTATTCCGACAACGGCGGGTTGGGCGGATATGGTGAATTGGGCGGCTCCACCGGGCGGAACATCACCAACAATGCTCCACTGCGCGGCGGCAAGGGAATGTTGTACGAAGGGGGCGTGCGGGTGCCGTTGATTATCCGTTGGCCTAAACCGATTCCGGCAGGAACGGTCTGCGACGAGCCGGTGATCTCTATCGATTTCTATCCCACGTTCTTAGAAGTGGCCGCCGTCCAGCCCGATTCGGCGCACAAACTCGACGGCATCAGTTTCTTGCCGCTGCTCAAATCGGGCGGGAAAGCCAAACTGGATCGCGAGGCGCTCTATTGGCATTTCCCCGGCTACCTGCAAGCCGATGTCAAAGCAGGCACCTGGCGAACCACCCCCGCCGGTGCGATCCGCGTGGGAGATTACAAACTGTTGGAGTTCTTCGAGGATGATCACGTGGAGCTGTACAACCTCCGCGACGACCTCAGCCAGAAGCAGGACTTAGCAGCCAAGATGCCGGACAAGGCAAACGCGTTGCGCGACCAATTGCACCAGTGGCGGAAAAGCGTGAACGCTCCGATGCCGACGCCGAAATAA
- a CDS encoding ankyrin repeat domain-containing protein, translating to MAIEFLPFYNAVMPCSTSLPTRIEINALWTGFASPQTSGRLVLRQEADGDWTSHDEVTLALSTVTQGQITRFLNAIDDIATEPDPIRFGRTTAELDYHFGSRRTNDSPTMLIELHNNDHDLRRIRTTSNRAHLLPWTIEGEDGSDNFNPEISIALAAILPDGWMFKERLQSSSRIFDTENEIRAEFEKREQEQVPDDRPIETYEQQMAKFNEAMNQLADATIHGEETEFVKEKRDYTANQLRRLSATELSELVAAGFDLSTSDETGQTALMMAASPPFNREQFEKLIFAGADVNAKRADLMTGIMQACAGGMEKTVPFWINAGADISLRGPHGCTALMLGAKNSEIVRSLLKYGADATYKDNDGDTALDYAMDKLDIMSAGKRLQSIDLLAREIGRVDLLSLKRSLDRAIEASRNTRVHNQVLSSLGKRPMSENIFEGRKKADQSEAIRKYYAGMDEFIDLEITEIELADRIVAVLREIVAEFETSSIG from the coding sequence TTGGCAATTGAATTTCTACCATTCTACAATGCAGTCATGCCATGCTCTACTTCATTACCGACTCGGATCGAGATTAATGCCTTGTGGACAGGGTTTGCGTCACCGCAGACGTCAGGCCGGCTTGTCTTGCGGCAGGAGGCGGATGGTGATTGGACCTCGCATGATGAAGTCACGCTTGCGCTAAGTACTGTGACGCAGGGGCAGATTACTCGCTTCTTGAACGCGATTGATGACATCGCGACCGAACCTGACCCAATTCGGTTTGGTAGAACAACGGCCGAGCTTGATTATCATTTTGGTAGTCGCAGAACAAACGACTCGCCGACGATGCTGATCGAGCTGCACAATAACGACCATGACCTCCGGCGCATAAGAACGACATCTAATCGCGCGCATCTTCTGCCATGGACAATCGAAGGGGAAGATGGTTCTGACAACTTCAACCCTGAAATCAGTATTGCGTTAGCAGCAATTCTGCCTGACGGTTGGATGTTCAAAGAAAGGCTTCAATCATCGAGTCGCATTTTCGATACTGAAAATGAAATTCGTGCCGAGTTCGAGAAACGCGAACAAGAGCAGGTGCCGGATGATCGCCCCATCGAAACGTACGAGCAACAGATGGCGAAGTTCAATGAGGCTATGAATCAGTTGGCCGATGCAACGATACACGGCGAAGAAACCGAATTTGTGAAAGAGAAGCGCGACTACACTGCGAACCAACTCAGACGATTGTCCGCGACAGAGCTATCTGAATTAGTGGCAGCTGGATTCGACCTTTCGACCAGTGACGAAACCGGACAAACTGCTTTAATGATGGCGGCATCTCCGCCTTTCAATCGCGAACAATTTGAAAAACTGATTTTCGCCGGTGCCGATGTGAATGCGAAACGGGCCGATTTGATGACGGGAATTATGCAGGCTTGCGCCGGAGGCATGGAAAAAACTGTTCCATTCTGGATCAATGCCGGCGCGGATATCAGTCTGCGCGGCCCCCACGGTTGCACGGCACTCATGCTTGGTGCGAAGAATTCTGAAATCGTGCGAAGTTTACTCAAATATGGAGCCGACGCAACTTACAAAGATAACGATGGGGATACGGCTCTGGATTATGCGATGGACAAACTCGACATCATGAGTGCAGGCAAACGGTTGCAATCGATCGACCTATTAGCTCGTGAAATTGGTCGAGTGGATTTACTCTCATTGAAGCGTTCACTTGATCGTGCGATCGAGGCATCCCGCAACACGAGAGTTCATAACCAAGTGTTGTCGAGCTTGGGAAAACGCCCAATGTCGGAAAATATATTTGAGGGCCGAAAGAAAGCAGACCAAAGTGAAGCGATTCGGAAGTATTATGCTGGCATGGATGAATTTATTGACCTAGAAATCACTGAAATCGAATTGGCTGACAGGATCGTCGCAGTTCTAAGAGAAATTGTCGCCGAGTTTGAAACATCTTCGATCGGATAG
- the recG gene encoding ATP-dependent DNA helicase RecG produces the protein MSDDPLQTPVQFLKGVGPARAELLEKLDVRTAEDVLFDLPRDYLDLTVVKPVAELEEGQVQTVRGRVVDLDGKKISGNRTLSAVLLDCDGDFVRGVWFNQHWVLKRFQPNDLVLFSAKVKRASGRWEMSHPMIQWLDEEDAEAGGGVLPIYRLTEGLNMQAMRRITRQTLESHAEFVPEELPEKFRQYTDLMPITAALHGVHFPQTIEQRDAARRRLVFQDLLEFQLGLALRRRLRTQQPISAKMPTTSKIDARIRRLFPFEFTAGQNSAVADIVQDLDSGHAMHRLLQADVGAGKTAVAIYATLVAIAAGYQAVLMAPTELLATQHWGTVEAILAHSRVNRLLLTGSLTAGERRQALADISSGAVQLIVGTQAVIQKDVNFDNLGLVVIDEQHKFGVMQRAHFSSGDRVPHVLVMTATPIPRSLCLTQFGDLDLSVVSDMPPGRCKVTSSRVYTAAARKKAWEFIRRKLQSGRQAYIVCPRVQANESDAETEDASAEAVFRDLSDGELSGFRVGLVHGQMDRERKAAAMEAFRSGEIQAIVSTTVVEVGVDVPNATLMVIYQAERFGLSQLHQLRGRIARGRFDGYCFLFSETDNPEAVSRLQAMERTVNGFEIAETDFELRGPGDVLGTRQHGDLPLRVADLTTDGAVLREARKVAFQLVDSGRFDDPDYAPLKIRVLERFREQMDLVGSG, from the coding sequence ATGTCCGATGATCCTCTGCAAACACCGGTGCAATTCCTGAAAGGAGTGGGGCCGGCGCGCGCGGAGTTGTTGGAAAAGCTGGACGTTCGGACGGCTGAGGATGTGTTGTTTGATCTGCCGCGGGATTATCTCGACCTGACCGTCGTTAAGCCGGTGGCGGAGTTGGAAGAGGGGCAGGTGCAGACGGTCCGCGGTCGCGTGGTGGATCTCGACGGCAAGAAAATCTCCGGCAATCGCACACTCTCGGCGGTGTTGCTGGATTGCGACGGGGATTTCGTCCGCGGCGTGTGGTTCAACCAGCATTGGGTGCTCAAGCGATTTCAACCCAACGATCTGGTGCTGTTTTCCGCCAAGGTCAAACGCGCGTCGGGGCGTTGGGAAATGTCGCACCCCATGATTCAATGGCTCGACGAAGAGGATGCGGAGGCCGGGGGCGGGGTGTTGCCGATTTATCGGCTCACCGAAGGGTTGAACATGCAGGCCATGCGGCGGATCACACGCCAGACCTTGGAATCGCATGCGGAGTTTGTGCCGGAAGAATTGCCGGAGAAATTTCGCCAATACACGGACTTGATGCCGATCACTGCAGCGCTGCACGGCGTCCATTTTCCACAGACGATCGAACAGCGCGATGCAGCACGGCGGCGGTTGGTGTTTCAGGATTTGTTAGAGTTTCAATTGGGACTGGCGCTGCGCCGCCGATTGCGAACCCAACAGCCGATCTCAGCCAAAATGCCCACCACGTCGAAAATCGATGCGCGGATTCGGCGGTTGTTTCCCTTTGAATTCACCGCCGGACAAAACTCGGCGGTTGCCGATATCGTGCAGGATCTCGATTCGGGACACGCCATGCACCGCTTATTGCAAGCCGACGTCGGTGCGGGGAAAACCGCTGTAGCGATTTATGCAACGTTGGTCGCTATCGCCGCCGGCTATCAAGCGGTGTTAATGGCGCCGACAGAATTGCTGGCGACGCAACACTGGGGGACCGTCGAAGCTATTTTAGCGCATAGTCGCGTGAACCGCTTGCTACTAACTGGCAGCTTAACTGCCGGCGAACGGCGGCAGGCATTGGCCGACATTTCTTCCGGTGCGGTGCAATTGATCGTCGGCACGCAAGCGGTGATTCAGAAAGATGTGAACTTCGACAATCTGGGGCTGGTGGTCATCGACGAGCAACACAAATTCGGCGTGATGCAGCGGGCGCATTTTTCCAGCGGCGATCGGGTGCCCCATGTCTTGGTGATGACGGCCACCCCCATTCCGCGGAGCCTATGCCTGACACAATTCGGCGATTTGGACCTGTCGGTTGTCTCCGATATGCCGCCCGGTCGCTGCAAAGTGACATCAAGCCGCGTCTATACCGCCGCTGCACGCAAGAAAGCCTGGGAGTTCATCCGCCGCAAACTGCAATCGGGCCGCCAAGCCTACATCGTCTGCCCCCGTGTCCAAGCGAACGAATCAGATGCCGAAACGGAAGACGCCAGCGCCGAAGCGGTGTTCCGCGACTTGAGCGACGGCGAACTGAGCGGCTTTCGCGTGGGCCTCGTGCATGGCCAAATGGATCGTGAACGTAAAGCAGCGGCGATGGAGGCGTTTCGTAGCGGAGAGATTCAGGCAATCGTCTCCACAACTGTGGTCGAAGTCGGCGTCGATGTGCCCAATGCGACGCTGATGGTGATTTACCAGGCCGAGCGGTTCGGACTGTCGCAATTGCACCAACTGCGGGGCCGGATTGCGCGGGGCCGTTTCGATGGTTATTGCTTTTTGTTTTCCGAAACCGACAACCCCGAAGCAGTCAGCCGGCTGCAGGCGATGGAACGCACGGTGAACGGCTTCGAGATTGCCGAGACCGATTTCGAACTCCGCGGCCCGGGCGACGTATTAGGCACGCGTCAACACGGCGACCTTCCGCTCCGCGTCGCCGACCTCACCACCGACGGAGCCGTCCTTCGCGAAGCCCGCAAAGTGGCGTTCCAGCTGGTCGACTCCGGGCGATTCGACGATCCCGATTATGCGCCGCTGAAGATCCGCGTGTTAGAGCGATTCCGCGAACAGATGGATCTGGTCGGCAGTGGTTGA
- a CDS encoding leucine-rich repeat domain-containing protein produces the protein MSEPDSRKSRIPRTGLLIFISLVALVVAVVLPIWWPHYKEQQAIAELEGFVSTELERPALIPDAVDEKYLQALNHADVVYLDFQPVTAEQLKRLQDMPKLRRLGLSSTPITDAGLIYISELLGLERLSLRETSVGDAGMIHLRQLNHLAALDLAKTKVTDAGLAQLAALSSLQELTLNHTQITGKGFSHFHGTTTLKRVSLENCPVTDTSLEQMAGLTSIVTLNLSGTKITDAGLAHLAKFTELQSLRLDCNQISDAGAAHLAGLTKLKHLSLEMTQVTQPEMDKLAESLPGCSMVWTSSSVWGACAGNEAP, from the coding sequence ATGTCTGAACCCGACTCCCGCAAATCTCGTATTCCTCGCACCGGGCTATTGATTTTCATTAGCTTAGTGGCGTTGGTGGTTGCCGTCGTATTACCGATCTGGTGGCCGCACTATAAAGAGCAACAGGCGATTGCAGAGCTTGAAGGATTTGTATCCACAGAGCTCGAACGTCCTGCGTTGATCCCGGATGCGGTGGACGAAAAATATTTGCAGGCATTGAATCATGCCGACGTTGTGTATTTAGATTTTCAGCCGGTTACGGCCGAACAACTGAAACGTTTGCAAGATATGCCCAAATTGCGGCGTCTGGGACTGAGTAGCACACCGATTACTGATGCCGGGCTGATTTATATCAGCGAACTGTTGGGGCTGGAACGTCTCTCACTCAGAGAAACCAGCGTCGGTGATGCGGGGATGATTCATTTACGTCAATTGAATCACCTAGCAGCGTTAGATCTCGCGAAAACAAAAGTGACAGATGCCGGGTTGGCGCAGCTAGCTGCGTTGTCGTCCCTGCAAGAATTGACGCTCAATCACACTCAGATCACAGGCAAGGGGTTCTCGCATTTTCATGGTACGACGACCCTCAAACGTGTGAGTCTTGAGAATTGCCCCGTCACAGATACCAGTCTGGAACAAATGGCCGGGCTGACCAGCATCGTCACACTCAACCTCTCCGGTACAAAAATTACCGACGCAGGACTAGCACATCTGGCCAAGTTCACCGAGCTTCAGTCATTGCGTTTGGATTGCAATCAGATATCCGATGCTGGCGCAGCGCATCTAGCAGGCCTCACCAAGTTAAAACACCTGTCCCTGGAAATGACGCAAGTCACGCAGCCTGAGATGGATAAGCTAGCTGAGTCCCTCCCTGGATGCTCGATGGTTTGGACATCCTCTTCGGTTTGGGGAGCTTGCGCGGGAAACGAAGCACCGTAA